Genomic DNA from Peribacillus simplex:
CTCCTCCATTGCGCCACTCCTTATCTTAACATCATTTGCAATGCTTTCTTAATATATTGCTCGGTCGTCATATCTTCAGGCTGCAATTTCTTGGCAACCTTTTGGATTTCCTTTTCAGAATAACCAAGAGCCTTCAATGCAAGAATGGCTTCATCCAATTCCTCCGTATATCCATTTGGACTGAGTTCAGCCGTTACGCCTTCGTTAAACAAGCTTGGAAACGCATCCGGAATGATGTTCTCAAGTTTCCCTTTTAAATCGAGAATCATCTGCCGTGCCGTTTTCTTTCCGACTCCCGGGAATTTCACCAAAAACGATTCATCTTCATTTTCGATCGCCTGTACCACCTGATCAACCTGGCCTGAAGCCAATATGGCTAGCGCACCCTTCGGCCCGATTCCCGTTACATTCAATAATTTTGTGAATAACGCCTTTTCTTGACGAGTCTGAAACCCGTATAATGCGGCCATATCCTCA
This window encodes:
- the ruvA gene encoding Holliday junction branch migration protein RuvA, with product MYDYIKGKVDYIGPEYIVVENGGIGYQVMTPNPFIFSAQYQKEIQVFLYHYVREDMAALYGFQTRQEKALFTKLLNVTGIGPKGALAILASGQVDQVVQAIENEDESFLVKFPGVGKKTARQMILDLKGKLENIIPDAFPSLFNEGVTAELSPNGYTEELDEAILALKALGYSEKEIQKVAKKLQPEDMTTEQYIKKALQMMLR